The Hymenobacter sp. 5317J-9 genome has a window encoding:
- a CDS encoding MFS transporter: protein MTPSAAAAAPQVPAADAAAGPARFPRALPFIIGSEVAERFSYYGMLTILPTFLVAQFFNPTQQATLTPGAEAQANALVHSFAALGYALPVVGALLADWVLGKYRVILYLSILYCGGHALLAAFHDDLSGFRLGLLVVAVGMGGIKSSVSANLGDQFTQANAGLLPKAFGWFQMSIDVGAALATVVTPLLYAHYGPAVAFGVPGLLMATAAFTFWLGRRRYVRVPPTGLRAGLRQTLGPGEGRAALRRIGAVFIFVPVLWMLNEQSSSEWVLQATHLNRELWPGFRPLAEQIQLSGIVFGIGLNPLLTYGLYPALQRRGVRVTPLRRMGAGMVIAALAVVIIGVVQLRVDAGAHPSAWWQILAYCVLVGGVIMVAITGLEYAYTHALKAFKSLTTALWVLTIATANLGLSLLNGSIARGGWLAGLHGANFYWFTVGLMAVNVTLFALVAARLPQKTYVAPAAEPQLAG from the coding sequence ATGACGCCTTCCGCCGCTGCTGCCGCCCCGCAAGTCCCTGCTGCTGATGCTGCGGCTGGGCCGGCTCGTTTCCCGCGCGCCCTGCCGTTTATCATCGGCAGCGAGGTGGCCGAACGGTTCAGCTACTACGGCATGCTCACCATCCTGCCCACGTTTCTGGTGGCGCAGTTTTTCAACCCCACGCAGCAGGCCACGCTCACGCCCGGGGCCGAGGCGCAGGCCAACGCTTTGGTACATTCCTTTGCGGCGCTGGGCTACGCCCTGCCGGTGGTGGGCGCGCTGCTGGCCGACTGGGTGCTGGGCAAGTACCGCGTCATTCTCTATCTGTCGATTCTGTACTGCGGCGGGCACGCATTGCTGGCCGCTTTTCACGACGACCTGAGTGGCTTCCGGCTGGGGCTGCTGGTGGTGGCCGTGGGCATGGGCGGCATCAAGTCGAGCGTGTCGGCCAACCTCGGCGACCAGTTCACCCAGGCCAACGCCGGGCTGCTGCCCAAGGCTTTTGGCTGGTTTCAGATGTCCATCGACGTGGGCGCGGCCCTGGCCACGGTGGTCACGCCGCTGCTCTATGCCCACTACGGCCCGGCGGTGGCCTTTGGCGTGCCGGGTTTGCTGATGGCGACGGCCGCCTTCACTTTCTGGCTGGGCCGCCGGCGCTACGTGCGCGTGCCGCCCACTGGCCTGCGCGCCGGCCTGCGCCAAACGCTGGGCCCTGGCGAGGGCCGGGCGGCCCTGCGCCGCATTGGGGCCGTGTTCATTTTCGTGCCGGTGCTCTGGATGCTGAACGAGCAAAGCTCCTCGGAATGGGTGCTACAGGCCACGCACCTCAACCGGGAGCTGTGGCCGGGCTTCCGGCCGCTGGCCGAGCAGATTCAGCTCTCGGGCATCGTGTTTGGCATTGGGCTGAACCCCCTGCTGACCTACGGCCTCTACCCGGCCCTGCAGCGGCGCGGCGTGCGCGTGACGCCGCTGCGGCGCATGGGCGCGGGCATGGTCATTGCGGCGCTGGCCGTGGTCATCATCGGCGTGGTGCAGCTGCGCGTCGATGCCGGCGCTCACCCCTCGGCGTGGTGGCAGATACTGGCCTATTGCGTGCTGGTGGGCGGCGTCATCATGGTGGCCATCACGGGCCTGGAATACGCGTACACCCACGCGCTCAAAGCTTTCAAAAGCCTCACCACCGCCCTGTGGGTGCTCACCATTGCGACCGCCAACCTTGGCCTGAGCCTGCTCAATGGCAGCATTGCGCGGGGCGGGTGGCTGGCCGGCCTGCACGGCGCCAATTTTTATTGGTTTACGGTGGGCCTCATGGCTGTGAATGTGACACTGTTTGCCTTAGTGGCGGCGCGGCTGCCCCAAAAGACTTACGTGGCCCCCGCCGCCGAGCCGCAATTGGCGGGTTGA
- a CDS encoding flavin reductase → MRHLTAADIQAFEKIYRLNLVNGLPGYKPANLVGTAAPDGATNLAVFSSVLHLGSDPALLGIVTRPTTVPRHTYANLKANGCFTLNHVPVALAAPAHYTSANFPGTVSEFDECGFTAAFRDDFPAPYVAESPLSIGLRLLEEHAISNGTVLLVGAVEHVYLQDAGLRDDGTLDLAALATACISGLDGYHAVQPPVRFGYARPGKFPKPE, encoded by the coding sequence ATGCGCCACCTCACCGCCGCCGACATCCAGGCTTTCGAAAAGATTTACCGCCTCAACCTCGTCAACGGTCTGCCCGGCTACAAGCCCGCCAACCTGGTGGGCACCGCCGCCCCCGACGGCGCCACCAACCTGGCCGTGTTCAGCTCGGTCCTGCACCTGGGCTCCGACCCGGCCTTGCTGGGCATCGTGACGCGCCCCACCACCGTGCCCCGCCACACTTACGCCAACCTCAAAGCCAACGGTTGCTTCACGCTCAACCACGTGCCCGTGGCCCTGGCCGCGCCCGCCCACTACACCTCCGCCAACTTCCCCGGCACGGTTTCGGAGTTCGACGAATGCGGCTTCACGGCCGCTTTTCGCGACGACTTCCCGGCGCCCTACGTGGCCGAAAGCCCGCTGAGCATCGGCCTGCGGCTGCTCGAGGAGCACGCCATCAGCAACGGCACCGTGCTGCTGGTGGGCGCCGTGGAGCACGTGTATCTGCAGGACGCAGGCCTGCGCGACGACGGCACGCTGGATTTGGCAGCCCTGGCCACGGCCTGTATTTCCGGCCTCGATGGCTACCACGCCGTGCAGCCGCCCGTGCGCTTCGGCTACGCCCGCCCTGGGAAATTCCCGAAACCTGAATAA
- a CDS encoding proline iminopeptidase-family hydrolase, with product MAKSGFDRHLLAVLAFWLLALTLRAQSTTKEGYIPVPGGKVWYQILGADKPGVPLLVLHGGPGSGSGAFGNFTALADERPVILYDQLGCGKSDRPDNPSLWTLPRYVEEVDAVVRALGYPKLHLLGHSWGTTLATEYVLTKKPPQVVSLIESSPWLDTRRWIADAQRYVAELPPAQRAAFKLENAPDSASQRKYQQAVDYYYSLHVYRNRPKVLTWQKGGGKQAYETMWGKNETTSTGNMKNYSRVASLKNLTLPVLYLCGRYDEATPTSTAYFQQRTPHARLVVLENASHTAYREVPEAYFKAVRDFLHHQ from the coding sequence ATGGCAAAATCCGGATTTGACCGCCACCTGCTGGCTGTGCTGGCCTTCTGGCTGCTGGCCCTGACGCTACGGGCCCAATCGACCACCAAGGAAGGCTACATTCCGGTGCCGGGCGGCAAGGTGTGGTATCAGATTTTGGGCGCCGACAAGCCGGGCGTGCCCCTGCTGGTGCTGCACGGCGGGCCGGGCTCGGGCAGTGGCGCCTTTGGCAACTTCACAGCCCTGGCCGACGAGCGGCCGGTGATATTGTACGACCAGCTCGGCTGTGGCAAATCGGACCGGCCCGACAATCCCAGCCTCTGGACGCTGCCGCGCTACGTGGAGGAAGTAGACGCCGTGGTGCGCGCCCTGGGCTACCCCAAACTACATCTGTTGGGCCACTCCTGGGGCACCACGCTGGCCACGGAGTATGTGCTCACGAAAAAGCCGCCGCAGGTGGTCAGCCTCATCGAGTCGAGCCCGTGGTTGGACACCCGGCGCTGGATTGCCGATGCCCAGCGCTACGTGGCCGAACTGCCGCCGGCGCAGCGCGCAGCTTTCAAGCTCGAAAATGCCCCGGACTCGGCCAGCCAGCGCAAGTACCAGCAGGCGGTGGACTATTACTACAGCCTGCACGTGTACCGCAACAGACCAAAAGTGCTGACCTGGCAAAAAGGCGGCGGCAAGCAGGCCTACGAAACCATGTGGGGCAAAAACGAAACCACCTCCACCGGCAACATGAAGAACTATTCCCGGGTGGCTTCGCTCAAAAACCTGACGCTGCCGGTGCTTTACCTCTGCGGGCGCTACGACGAAGCCACGCCCACTTCCACGGCCTACTTCCAGCAGCGCACGCCGCACGCGCGGCTGGTGGTGCTGGAAAATGCTTCGCACACGGCCTACCGCGAGGTGCCGGAAGCGTATTTTAAGGCGGTACGGGACTTTCTGCACCACCAATGA
- a CDS encoding S9 family peptidase — MKRRLLNCWWLLSLLWWSAGAPAAHAQRRFALADIGRLVNVGDPQLSPDGRQILIVVSRPNLATNRNEAEVVLVDVATGRQRVLVAGRPTVKQPRWSPTGDRVAFLARTGAGKNAHTQLFVLTLASGEVRQLTTAVENVQLYSWRPDGQALAYSAADAPTNAAEVARGNDSFEVGNGSATLTAPPAPDHIWLVNASGDAPARRLTNGPLSLPDDSSAPFAWAPDGRTLVCVLRLSAQTGDQETRVYTLDVATGAARELPGSPHRVDLPAYSPDGRWISYQTPREAPYFESLEFDVVPAAGGPVRHLSRSLDRNLQRALWSPDSKSLLVGGNDAATVAIWQLGLDGKSHRLNLGAVSPNGSYWVEMAVGRRNALALTANEPGRPAELYYLASPAASPRRLTDFNHETAALALGRMEAVEWTSDNLRPDGILTYPPDFDPARKYPLVLMMHGGPSNASRLAFYGLGQAVAARGYVVFQPNYRGSDNRGYAFQRAIREDAGAGPGRDVLSGIAMLEKRGWVDTSRIALSGASYGGFMTAWLMGESRRWRCAVAASAVVDLLDSYNLSDNNVANAGHYGPSPWLSAENLERYRAQSPLSRAGRWHTPTLILHNVHDFRVPIANAYKFYHALQDNGVPVRFVAFPIAAHVPGDPVRSAEWNRLWVDWLDRYLAPDGAAAPAFSR, encoded by the coding sequence ATGAAACGTCGGTTGCTGAATTGCTGGTGGCTTCTGAGCTTGTTGTGGTGGAGCGCTGGCGCCCCGGCGGCCCATGCCCAACGCCGCTTTGCGCTGGCCGACATCGGCAGGCTGGTGAACGTGGGCGACCCGCAGCTTTCGCCCGACGGCCGGCAGATTCTCATCGTCGTGTCGCGCCCCAACCTCGCCACCAATCGCAACGAGGCCGAAGTGGTGCTGGTAGACGTGGCCACCGGCCGGCAGCGCGTGCTGGTGGCCGGCCGCCCCACCGTGAAGCAGCCGCGCTGGTCGCCCACCGGCGACCGGGTGGCTTTTCTGGCCCGTACCGGCGCGGGCAAAAACGCGCACACCCAGCTTTTTGTGCTGACGCTGGCTTCGGGCGAGGTGCGGCAGCTGACCACGGCCGTGGAAAACGTGCAGCTCTACAGCTGGCGCCCCGACGGCCAGGCCCTCGCCTACTCCGCGGCCGACGCGCCTACCAACGCGGCCGAAGTCGCCCGGGGCAACGACAGTTTCGAAGTGGGCAACGGCAGTGCCACCCTCACCGCCCCGCCCGCCCCCGACCACATCTGGCTGGTGAATGCGTCCGGTGATGCGCCCGCCCGCCGCCTGACGAACGGCCCTTTGAGCCTGCCCGACGATTCTTCGGCCCCCTTCGCCTGGGCGCCCGACGGCCGCACGCTGGTGTGCGTGCTGCGCCTCAGTGCCCAAACCGGCGACCAGGAAACCAGAGTCTACACGCTGGACGTGGCCACGGGTGCGGCCCGGGAGCTGCCCGGCTCCCCGCACCGCGTCGACCTGCCGGCTTACTCGCCCGACGGCCGCTGGATTAGCTACCAGACGCCGCGCGAGGCGCCGTATTTCGAGTCGCTGGAATTTGACGTGGTGCCCGCCGCGGGTGGCCCGGTGCGGCACCTCAGCCGCTCCCTTGACCGCAACCTGCAGCGCGCCCTGTGGAGCCCCGACAGCAAAAGCCTGCTGGTGGGCGGCAACGACGCGGCCACCGTGGCCATTTGGCAGCTGGGACTGGACGGCAAGAGCCACCGGCTAAACCTCGGCGCGGTATCGCCCAACGGCAGCTATTGGGTGGAAATGGCCGTGGGCCGCCGCAACGCCCTGGCCCTGACGGCCAACGAGCCCGGCCGCCCGGCCGAGCTGTACTACCTGGCCTCGCCCGCGGCCAGCCCGCGCCGCCTCACCGATTTCAACCACGAAACCGCGGCCCTGGCCCTGGGCCGCATGGAAGCCGTGGAGTGGACCTCCGATAATCTGCGCCCCGACGGCATCCTGACCTACCCGCCCGATTTCGACCCCGCCCGCAAATATCCGCTGGTGCTGATGATGCACGGCGGGCCGTCCAACGCCTCGCGGCTGGCGTTTTATGGGCTGGGGCAGGCCGTGGCGGCGCGCGGCTACGTGGTGTTTCAACCCAACTACCGGGGCAGCGACAACCGGGGCTATGCCTTCCAGCGGGCCATTCGGGAGGATGCCGGCGCCGGGCCGGGGCGTGATGTGCTAAGCGGTATTGCCATGCTCGAAAAGCGTGGGTGGGTCGACACCAGCCGCATTGCCCTGAGTGGGGCGTCCTACGGTGGCTTTATGACGGCCTGGCTCATGGGCGAGTCGCGCCGCTGGCGCTGCGCCGTGGCCGCCTCGGCCGTGGTAGACCTGCTGGACAGCTACAACCTGAGCGACAACAACGTGGCCAACGCCGGGCACTACGGTCCCTCGCCCTGGCTGAGCGCGGAGAACCTGGAGCGCTACCGGGCGCAGTCGCCGCTGTCGCGGGCCGGGCGCTGGCACACGCCCACGCTCATTCTGCACAACGTGCACGACTTCCGGGTGCCCATTGCCAATGCCTACAAGTTTTATCACGCCCTGCAAGACAACGGCGTGCCAGTGCGCTTCGTGGCCTTCCCCATCGCCGCCCACGTGCCCGGCGACCCCGTGCGCAGCGCCGAATGGAACCGGCTGTGGGTGGACTGGCTCGACCGGTATTTGGCGCCAGACGGGGCAGCGGCACCGGCTTTCAGTAGGTAG
- a CDS encoding M28 family peptidase, whose amino-acid sequence MNRFSPFFVALGAGLLSLAAPQTAVAQKNPAAKPAAKPANAESAIREADIKRDLYALAGDRFRGREGGTLDELKASVWLADQIRAIGLQPAGDDGTYFQWFNMQRTRLSKSSTLRIGTHQIKLNEDGAVTAPTNASVNAPLVYVGTGSAAELAKVDVKGKAVAVQISGAPTDGISYRRYVFGKFAGQAGELVKAGAVAVVFISDAPSQALYDHWSHIYERGRYSLPGAASTRVVSTPPVIWLPASAASWAQQAGQQLTADLKVESFQYPSVNIVAKVPGTDAQLKKEHVLFSTHQDHDGVRAPIAGDSIYNGADDNATGCAALLAIMRAFKQQPGRRSALFVYHGAEERGLIGSTYYAATPTVPQSSIVAVLNAEMMGRNAPDSAALLGFIPPHLNSSDLVKTALAANQAGPKFKLDTEWDKATHPEGWYFRSDHLPYARLGIPAVMYTSVLHVDYHTPRDEPSRIDYPKLTRMTQWMYLTGWAVANRTVPPAREPGFKLER is encoded by the coding sequence ATGAATCGATTCTCACCATTTTTCGTTGCGCTGGGTGCCGGCTTGCTCAGCCTTGCTGCGCCACAGACTGCTGTTGCTCAGAAAAATCCGGCTGCCAAACCAGCCGCCAAGCCCGCCAATGCCGAAAGTGCCATCCGCGAGGCCGACATCAAGCGCGACCTGTATGCGCTGGCCGGCGACCGTTTCCGGGGCCGCGAGGGCGGCACGCTCGACGAGTTGAAGGCCTCCGTGTGGCTGGCCGACCAGATTCGAGCCATTGGCCTGCAGCCGGCCGGCGACGACGGCACCTACTTCCAGTGGTTCAATATGCAGCGGACGCGCCTCAGCAAGTCTAGCACGCTGCGCATCGGCACCCACCAAATCAAGCTGAACGAAGACGGGGCAGTGACGGCCCCCACCAACGCATCCGTGAACGCGCCGCTGGTGTACGTGGGCACGGGCTCGGCTGCCGAACTGGCCAAAGTCGACGTGAAGGGCAAGGCCGTGGCCGTGCAGATTTCGGGGGCGCCCACCGACGGCATCAGCTACCGGCGCTACGTGTTTGGCAAGTTTGCCGGGCAGGCCGGCGAGTTGGTGAAGGCCGGCGCGGTGGCGGTGGTGTTCATTTCGGATGCGCCGTCACAGGCCCTGTATGACCATTGGAGCCACATTTACGAGCGGGGCCGCTACAGCCTGCCCGGCGCGGCCAGCACCCGCGTGGTGAGCACGCCGCCGGTGATATGGCTGCCCGCCAGCGCCGCCAGCTGGGCGCAGCAGGCCGGCCAGCAGCTCACGGCCGACTTGAAAGTGGAAAGCTTCCAGTACCCCTCGGTAAACATCGTGGCCAAAGTGCCCGGCACCGATGCGCAGCTGAAAAAGGAGCACGTGTTGTTCAGCACCCACCAGGACCACGACGGCGTGCGCGCCCCCATTGCCGGCGACTCCATTTACAACGGCGCCGACGATAACGCCACCGGATGCGCGGCCCTGCTGGCCATCATGCGGGCCTTCAAGCAGCAGCCCGGCCGCCGCTCGGCCTTGTTCGTGTACCACGGCGCTGAGGAGCGCGGCCTCATCGGCTCTACCTACTACGCCGCCACGCCCACGGTGCCGCAGTCGTCCATCGTGGCCGTGCTCAATGCCGAGATGATGGGCCGCAACGCGCCCGACAGCGCGGCCCTGCTGGGCTTCATCCCGCCCCACCTCAACTCCTCCGACTTGGTGAAAACCGCCCTGGCGGCCAACCAGGCGGGCCCCAAGTTCAAGCTCGACACCGAGTGGGACAAGGCCACCCACCCCGAAGGCTGGTACTTCCGCTCCGACCACCTGCCCTACGCCCGGCTGGGCATTCCGGCCGTGATGTACACCTCGGTGCTGCACGTGGACTACCACACCCCGCGCGACGAGCCCAGCCGCATCGATTACCCCAAGCTCACCCGCATGACGCAGTGGATGTACCTCACCGGCTGGGCCGTAGCCAACCGCACGGTGCCGCCCGCACGGGAACCGGGCTTCAAGCTGGAACGATAA
- a CDS encoding alpha/beta fold hydrolase, with protein MAASDANQPSRFRRALGAVGRAALLPVQGAGYLIRSGRAHQHFFLPVLNGALGDQLAARFDRRAIRMSFRRGGEDVSVADLRLSEPQQKTVVFVHGLMGDELIWQTGFQDPPGSRRFGPRLAEETHCRTLYVRFNSGLHLSENGRELSRLLTELVATYPDAVGELVLVGHSMGGLIIRSAGHYGSGVGRLKSYGEVLHAETNATKISDHAIMEPEPWLAHLRSVFLIGTPNDGSWLEQNSHLTARLLERINLFPTRFLSKALNQRSNGIKDLRYSILVDEDWQDAHANDLTPPRTPVPPLPGVRYHILMGAWLRSTRPSALREYFGDGLVGQGSARGHATFGDEAALPEGASVRTAVFSQQHHGGLLTHPEVFQYLKQWA; from the coding sequence ATGGCCGCTTCCGATGCCAACCAGCCTTCCCGCTTCCGCCGGGCCCTCGGGGCGGTGGGGCGCGCCGCCCTGCTGCCCGTGCAGGGCGCCGGCTACCTCATTCGCTCGGGCCGGGCGCACCAGCATTTTTTCCTGCCAGTGCTCAACGGCGCCCTCGGCGACCAGCTGGCCGCCCGCTTCGACCGCCGCGCCATCCGCATGAGCTTTCGGCGGGGCGGCGAGGACGTGTCGGTGGCCGACCTGCGCCTGAGCGAGCCCCAGCAGAAAACCGTGGTGTTTGTGCACGGCCTGATGGGCGACGAGCTCATCTGGCAAACCGGTTTCCAGGACCCGCCCGGCAGCCGGCGCTTCGGCCCGCGCCTGGCCGAGGAAACCCACTGCCGCACCCTCTACGTGCGCTTCAACTCCGGCCTGCACCTCTCCGAAAACGGCCGCGAGCTCAGCCGCCTGCTCACCGAGCTGGTGGCCACCTACCCCGACGCCGTGGGCGAGCTGGTGCTGGTGGGCCACAGCATGGGCGGGCTCATCATTCGCTCGGCGGGGCACTACGGCAGCGGCGTGGGCCGCCTGAAAAGCTACGGCGAAGTCCTGCACGCCGAAACCAACGCCACCAAAATCAGCGACCACGCCATCATGGAGCCGGAGCCCTGGCTGGCGCATCTGCGCTCCGTGTTTTTGATTGGCACGCCCAACGACGGCTCCTGGCTGGAACAGAATTCGCACCTCACAGCCCGGCTGCTGGAGCGCATCAACCTGTTTCCCACGCGCTTCCTGAGCAAGGCCCTCAACCAGCGCAGCAACGGCATCAAGGACCTGCGCTACTCCATTCTGGTGGATGAGGACTGGCAGGACGCCCACGCCAACGACCTGACGCCGCCGCGCACGCCCGTGCCGCCGCTGCCCGGCGTGCGCTACCACATTCTCATGGGCGCGTGGCTGCGCTCCACGCGGCCCTCGGCCCTGCGCGAGTACTTCGGCGACGGGCTGGTGGGTCAGGGCAGCGCCCGCGGCCACGCCACCTTCGGCGATGAGGCGGCCCTGCCCGAAGGCGCCAGCGTGCGCACGGCCGTGTTCAGCCAGCAGCACCACGGCGGCCTGCTCACGCACCCGGAAGTGTTTCAATACCTCAAGCAGTGGGCCTGA
- a CDS encoding S9 family peptidase, translated as MHKLVPALFAAAFFTSAASAQQRPVLTADDYARAERAMSYNTQALIDHSAGQPNWLPDGRFWYRTLTAQGSEFVLVDPARKTRTAAFDQAKLAAALSAASGKTYEGGRLPFRSISFSPDAKAISFAAAGKSWKYDVVSGKINPETPAATAPAAANTANEEVSPDGKLAAFIKDYNLWVRDTKTNQLTQLTTDGAKDYGYATDNAGWTHSDKPILRWSPDSRKIATFRQDQRNVGDMYLVTTNVGHPTLKSWKYPLPGDKDIAMIERVVIEVNPAKVVRFQMAPDAHRGTLSDDISSSGTFDDVDWSADGRELAFVSTSRDHKEEKVRVADAATGAVRDVFQETVATQYESGQGAINWRYLPKSKEIIWYSERDNWGHLYLYDAGSGKVKKQITKGNFVVTQLLKVDEQKRQAYFLADGREPGNPYFTHLYRVGLDGKNLTLLTPEAGNHQVMMAPSGRYFVDTYSQPDKPGVTVLRDANGKLLSTLEKTDISRLTATGWKAPTPITVKAADGQTDLYGLMFTPTNLDQSKKYPIINYIYPGPQGGGVGSWSFVSARNDNQALAELGFVVVVIEGSCNPLRSKSYHDNCYGNMAENTLSDQVGGMKQLAQKYAYIDLDRAGIWGHSGGGYATAAAMFRYPDFFKVGISESGNHENRNYEDDWAERYLGLLKTNADGTTNYDNQANATFAKNLKGKLMLAHGLMDDNVPPYNTFLVIEALTKANKSYDLVVFPNAQHGYGAYSPYMTRRRWDYFVQNLAGAAAPHDYQMQPKADPRNAVQ; from the coding sequence ATGCACAAGCTTGTACCGGCCCTGTTCGCGGCCGCTTTTTTTACCTCGGCCGCTTCGGCCCAGCAGCGGCCGGTGCTCACGGCCGACGACTACGCCCGCGCCGAGCGCGCCATGAGCTACAACACCCAGGCCCTCATCGACCACAGCGCCGGCCAGCCCAACTGGCTGCCCGACGGTCGGTTCTGGTACCGCACCCTCACGGCCCAGGGCAGCGAGTTCGTCCTCGTGGACCCGGCCCGCAAAACCCGCACCGCCGCCTTCGACCAGGCCAAGCTGGCGGCGGCGCTGTCGGCGGCCAGCGGCAAAACCTACGAGGGCGGCCGCCTGCCCTTCCGCAGCATCAGCTTCTCGCCCGATGCCAAGGCCATTTCCTTCGCCGCCGCCGGCAAAAGCTGGAAATACGACGTGGTGAGCGGTAAAATCAACCCCGAAACGCCCGCAGCTACCGCCCCGGCCGCTGCCAACACGGCCAACGAAGAAGTGTCGCCCGATGGCAAGCTGGCCGCCTTCATCAAGGACTACAACCTGTGGGTGCGCGACACCAAAACCAACCAGCTCACCCAGCTCACGACGGACGGCGCCAAGGACTACGGCTATGCCACCGACAACGCCGGCTGGACGCACAGCGACAAGCCCATCCTGCGCTGGTCGCCCGATTCGCGCAAAATCGCCACCTTCCGGCAGGACCAGCGCAACGTGGGCGACATGTACCTCGTGACCACCAACGTGGGCCATCCGACGCTGAAAAGCTGGAAATACCCGCTGCCCGGCGACAAGGACATTGCCATGATTGAGCGCGTGGTCATCGAAGTCAACCCTGCCAAAGTGGTGCGCTTCCAGATGGCGCCCGACGCCCACCGCGGCACGCTCTCGGACGACATTTCGAGCAGCGGCACCTTTGATGACGTGGACTGGAGCGCCGACGGCCGCGAGCTGGCGTTTGTGTCGACCTCGCGCGACCATAAGGAGGAAAAAGTGCGCGTAGCCGATGCCGCCACCGGCGCGGTGCGCGACGTATTTCAGGAAACCGTAGCCACGCAGTACGAGTCGGGCCAGGGCGCAATAAACTGGCGCTACCTGCCCAAGAGCAAGGAGATTATCTGGTATTCGGAGCGCGACAACTGGGGCCACTTGTACCTGTATGACGCCGGCAGCGGCAAAGTCAAGAAGCAGATTACCAAGGGCAACTTCGTGGTGACGCAGCTGCTGAAAGTGGACGAGCAGAAGCGCCAAGCCTACTTTCTGGCCGATGGCCGCGAGCCCGGCAACCCTTACTTCACCCACCTCTACCGCGTGGGGCTCGACGGGAAAAACCTTACCCTGCTCACGCCCGAAGCCGGCAACCACCAGGTGATGATGGCGCCCTCGGGCCGCTACTTCGTGGATACCTACTCGCAGCCCGACAAGCCGGGCGTGACCGTACTGCGCGACGCCAACGGCAAGCTCCTCTCGACGCTGGAGAAAACCGACATTTCGCGCCTCACCGCCACTGGCTGGAAGGCCCCCACGCCCATCACGGTGAAAGCCGCTGACGGGCAGACCGACCTGTACGGCCTGATGTTCACGCCCACCAATCTCGACCAGAGCAAAAAGTACCCGATTATCAACTACATCTACCCCGGGCCGCAGGGCGGCGGTGTGGGTAGCTGGTCGTTCGTATCGGCCCGCAACGACAACCAGGCGCTGGCCGAGCTGGGCTTCGTGGTGGTGGTGATTGAGGGCAGCTGCAACCCCTTGCGCAGCAAGAGCTACCACGACAATTGCTACGGCAACATGGCCGAAAACACGCTCTCCGACCAGGTAGGCGGCATGAAGCAGCTGGCCCAGAAGTACGCCTACATCGACCTCGACCGCGCCGGCATCTGGGGGCACTCGGGGGGCGGCTACGCCACGGCGGCGGCCATGTTTCGCTACCCCGATTTCTTCAAGGTGGGCATTTCGGAATCGGGCAACCACGAAAACCGCAACTACGAAGACGACTGGGCCGAGCGCTACCTCGGCCTGCTCAAAACCAACGCCGACGGCACCACCAACTACGACAACCAGGCCAACGCCACCTTCGCCAAGAACCTGAAAGGCAAGCTGATGCTGGCCCACGGCCTGATGGACGACAACGTGCCGCCCTACAACACTTTCCTCGTTATCGAAGCCCTCACCAAGGCCAACAAGAGCTACGACCTGGTGGTGTTCCCCAACGCCCAACACGGCTACGGCGCCTACTCGCCCTACATGACGCGTCGCCGCTGGGACTATTTCGTGCAGAACCTGGCCGGCGCCGCGGCCCCGCACGATTACCAGATGCAGCCCAAGGCAGACCCGCGCAACGCCGTGCAGTAG
- a CDS encoding MauE/DoxX family redox-associated membrane protein — MNLTNSELAFVLGRLLMGVAFLTHFLVRLPKLAAFQAGMVKQFANSLLPELLVRPFAAVLPFAEGAIGLLLIIGLFTRPALAAAMLLMTALVFGSSLLEQWATVGTQLVYGLFLFALILHSQYNRLCLDRTTAPAVH, encoded by the coding sequence ATGAACCTGACCAATTCCGAGCTGGCCTTCGTGCTGGGCCGCCTGCTGATGGGCGTGGCCTTTCTGACCCATTTTCTGGTGCGGCTGCCCAAGCTGGCCGCGTTTCAGGCGGGCATGGTGAAGCAGTTTGCCAATTCGCTGCTGCCCGAACTGCTGGTGCGGCCCTTCGCGGCCGTGCTGCCGTTTGCGGAAGGCGCCATTGGCTTGCTGCTGATTATCGGGCTGTTTACCCGACCGGCCCTGGCGGCGGCCATGCTGCTGATGACGGCCCTGGTGTTCGGCAGCAGCCTGCTGGAGCAGTGGGCCACCGTGGGCACGCAGCTGGTGTACGGCCTGTTCCTGTTTGCGCTGATTTTGCACAGCCAGTACAACCGCTTGTGCCTCGACCGCACGACGGCCCCGGCAGTACATTGA